In Prionailurus viverrinus isolate Anna chromosome D1, UM_Priviv_1.0, whole genome shotgun sequence, the DNA window CAACCCATGCTCtgcccacctttctctctctctctctccttagccGCAATGCCTCTCTAAACCTGTCCACACCCCATGATTCCCTCTGgacccttccctgtcccctccactACCATCAGCCCCTTCCACTTACAACACAGCCCCCACCCGACTGCCCAGTGAGAAGATTCGGCTTCTTCCGAAATGTAGAACTTTCTACTCAGTCAAGAGAATAAAACCAAATCTCAATAAACAGAAATGTTAAGGAAATAGACGCGATGGCTTTTTAGTACCCTTTCTAGGGGTGAAATCACCTCCACTGGTTTCAGAACGTAAAAATCCCTGAGACAGACTGCATCTGGCTGGTCAACAACTACCAGTCTGTTCCTCTGGAAAGCTCCCTTTCAGGAACTCCATGCATGGAGGCCAAGATCATGGGGTCAGGAGCCAGGTCCCTATGACCTTCAGGTTCTTAAATTGTCTGCTCTTCTGGGCCTTAAGACAGGGCAGGCAAGATGCCTCTAATCTCTGCAAGAAACAAGTGCCACTGTGCACTCCAGTCCTGCCCTGCAGTGGCCCGGGCCACGGGGACACGCAGAATCCTCCTTCTGACACCCATGAAAGCATCCATATCCCCCGGCCTGGGAAAACCCACGGCTTTGGGCCAAGAGGCCTGGGGAATAGGTGCTGTGCACAACCTGGGCACCAGAAGATAAGACACACCCCCTGTCTTCCAGGATAGTCGCGATACGAAGCACCGAGGAAGCCTAAAGCATGGGCAGCAAATGAACACCACCTCAGACATCACAatcatcatcaaaaaaaaaaaaaaaaaaaagagagaaagagagagagagagagagagagagagaactcaccTGTAGGTGTGTCACAtttcaattcttaaaaaatttaaaacttcacaGTCCAAACCATCTCCATTTTCCAAACCCTAAATGTCCTCAGGGGAAAGCGGTTTCTTCCCTCCTCAAAAACACTTGCAGGGTTTCATACAGCGGCTGCACCTTCCCTCCCACACAGGGATGGGGCTCCCTTACCTGGTTCCAAAGCCAGGGGTTTCTCCCATCTCCATCCCGGGTTCTTCAGGGCAGCTCTCCAGGGAAAGGGGGGAGTGGTCTTCACCCTGGGTCTCTGGCCCACTGGTCCCGCCAGGTCCCAGCtctcgggcctccaggcccggggacGAGACACCATTGTCCCTCAGCCCCAGCTCTAGGCACTGGCTGACTTCTCCTACCCCGTGCTCCCTGGCTTCACTTGGGGCCCCCGAGAGCTCTGCGTTCCGGAGTCCCAAGTCCTGGGTCCAGTCCATCCGGCCCACTCCGCACCCCCGTGAGTCCCGAGAACCTCCAGACTCTAGGTCACATGGCACCTCCAAATTCTTCAGGCCCAGACTGCTGCCCCAGTCTACCTGGCCCGCCCCAAGCTCTCTGGGGCTGCAGCCTGCCCCCGGGGCCATGCTCCTCAGCCCAAGGTCAGGGGTCCAGTCTGCCTGTCCCACCCCACGCTCCCTGGATTTAAGGAACTCTCCGGCCTCCACACCTGACCAGTCGGTCTGCCCCACACCACTCTCTCTGGCCTGGCTGGGGCCCCCTACATCCCCGACACCAGCCAGATCCCTGCTCCTCAGGCTGACATCGGAGGTCCAGTCCTTCTCCCCGACCCCAATGCCCCTGGGCTCCTCGGATCCCCCAGCCTCCAAACGGCTGGCCAGGTCCACGTCTCTCAGGCCCAGCTCATCTGACCAGCCCATGTGTCCCACGACTTCCTCCCTGGCCTCACTTGAGCCCCCGGAAACCACACAGCTGGACACCTCCAAGTTCCTGAGGCCCAGCTGGTCGGTCCAGTCCACAGGCCCGGTCGGGGTCTTCTCTGGAGGCACAAAGGGGCCACCTGCCATCTGGCCAGAAGGGCTCAGGCCAACACCTCCCGCCCGATCGTCACCGATGATGCCAAACTGATGGCCCCTCTCGGCAGCCTCCACGCAGAAGTCGCCTCGCCAGTCTCGCTGCCCCGGGCTGAAGGTAGCCTCCGGCTGGGGTACGACACCAAGGCTGAAGTCGCCCGCCCAGCCTCGCAGGCCCACCTCCCTGTCATTCCGGCCAGCATCGCTCGGGCTCTGGCCCCCTGCCTGCTGCGCCCCCTGCAGCCCTCCAGCATCCTGGCCAGCCCCGCCACCGTGCCAGCTGCCCTGGTCTCTCTGTCCCAGTGGCCCGTCCTGGGACTGAGGGGTGCCGGGGCTGAACAGGCCCCCTGATTCTCTCTCTTCGGGCGGGCTTGCATCCCTGCTGGTCTGGCCCGGGCCGTCTCTGCCACTCGGAACCTTCTTTTCAAACTCCTCATCCTGCTGTTGGGCTTCCTCAGGGCTGAAGCCAGCGCTCAGGGCTCTCATTCCGAAGCCTCTGTCCTGGGGGCCAGGGGCTGTAGAGCTGCCACGGCCACTATAGTCCCTCATCCAGGCGCTCTTCCCGAAATCCTGATCTGGCTGCTCTGCAGAATCTCTCTTCCCAAACTCCTCGTCCTGCCCATCTGCCAGGTGGTCCTTCTTCCCCAATTTCTGGTTCTGCTCGTCTATATCCCGGCTGGCATAAGCACCCAGTGAATCTCTCTTCCCAAATTCCCAGTCTTGAAGGCTTACATCCCGACTGCAGTAAGTACCCAGCGAATCTCTCTTCCCAAATTCCTGGTCTTGGAGTTCTGCATCCCGGCTGGAGTAGGTGCCCTGGGAATCCCTCTTCCTGAACTCCCAGTCCTGAACATCTGCCTCCTGGCTCTGCTGAGTGCCAAGCTGGGGTGGCTTTCCAATCACCCAGTCCTGGGCCCCGGGCCCCCCTGGGGCAGACACTCCACTCCCATCCTGGCTGGAAGCCTCGATCTCCTCCTGGCCGATGCCACACCTGCTGGCCCAATCCCTGGAACTCGCTTCCCCAGCTCCTTGCCCACGCTTGCTGGTCCAGTCCCCCTCTCCAAGGCCTGCGTCCCCTCTAGGGCTTGCACCACCAAGGCCATAGTCCTGAGAAGTGTCTTGAGACCAGCGGGAAGGACTAAAACTGCTGGGAGAGGGGTCTGCTGTAATTCCAAATTCACTCTGCAGATCTTTCTGGGCCCAGCCAAGGAGTCCCTAGgaatcagaaaaagagagagacacaaagaaacaATGCTTAGAGTCAATCAGGGTGGGAGTCCAGAATGAGAATCAGCATTACCTAGTCCAGAGAGCCCCTCGTTAGCAAGAGAAACCCTGGGTCTAGaacccagctgtgtgaccttgaccgaATCACTTAACTACTCTGGGCTCCAGGGTCCTCACCTTAAATGGGAAGAATTCCTACTGCCTGGGGTGGTTTGGGAGAATTAAGCAAGATCATTTTAAGCCAAATCTCAGCACAGTGGCTGGCATGCAAGGGGCACTCAATATGGACACTCAATcaatgatcccatggtcatgttTACAGGCCCTTGGGTAACACTTGGCCAAGCGCCAAGAGAAAGGCTGCCAGCAGAGTGGTCTTCACAGGGGTGTGGAAGGAGTGACGTTTCCATGAGGGGTGGTCAAGACTCAAAGCCCCTCCACAACCTGCTTTCCAGGTggagagtctgaccctgcccctACTCGCCCCTGTAAGTTCCCAGGCCCTTCTTCCCTAAGGAAAGCGCCCTTCTGCCTGGCTCCTCCCAGGAAGACCTCACAGCCCTCGCCTTGTCCCTGGAGGAGACAGGAGGGACAGGAGCTGCCACAGGAGGAAAAAGCCGGCCCATGGCCccctgcaccaccaccccccccaaaccCATACTCCCTGACTCACTCCTTCAGGCGGGTCAGCCCTGGGCTCAGGGCTGCGGAGCCGGCCCGCCTCGTCCCGCAGCGCCGCGTTGGCTAAAAGCCTCTCCAAGACAGACACGCTGGGCTCCTGGTCCCCGAGCCGGGCCatggcccctgcccccagcccgccCCGGGCTGCTGGGTGCGGCTGAGCCGAGTGCAGGGACGGGACTGGGCCGCTCCCCTCGCCTGGACCTGTCCAACGACTCTGGCTCCCGCTTGCCCTGGCCCGGCTCCCTCCACGGCAGCTGCAGCTCTGGCAGCCCCGCCCAGAAGCCAGTTGAGTCACCCAACGCTGGACAGACACACCTACCAGGAGCCAGCCCAGTCTTAACtccttcctgctcctccttctctacccctccaccccctgcccccagaggcCTCCTGGCTCCTCCTTCCTTCTAGCCCCACCCCTACCAGCCCAGGCTGGCCTCGAAAACTACGTTTCAAAAGCCACCTGGACCCCAGCCCTTAAATTCAGAGGCAGCCCGGTAGGAGAAAGGGCACTGGCCAGGGAGCTGGCGCTCTGATCAAGGCCCAGCCACCAACTTGCTGGGCAACCCTGCACAAGgctctgccctctctgggccccgaGCTTCCTATCTGCAAGGCAAGTCTCGAGCTCAAGGGTAACAACGGTCATAAAGCCAACACTCAGTAAACACTCTTGATGAGCCAGGTGCTATTCTTAGTACTTTACAGGTATTACAACTTATTTAATCTTTGCCATCACACCGTGAGGGAGAGTTCATCAtttttacccccattttacagaggcagAATCCAAGGCACAGgaaagtaacttgttcaaggtcacatctAGGCCAACCgcagagaacacaggcagtctgGTTCCGGAGCCCAAGCTCTAAACAGCTGCACTGCGTTGCCTTCCTCAATACTGTTTGTAAGGAGGCACTTTGAACGCTCAGTATATGTCAAGCACTGCGCTCAGCACACTTCATATTCCCTACGGTACCACCCTAAGAGGCAAATGTTCTTATGGTGAAAGGTTTCTGCAGCTTAGAGGTTAGGGTTAGCAAGACGACTCAGCGGCAGAAGCGCGACTTGGATACGAACTCACTCTAAAGCTGAAGCATCAATCCCATACCCTCTGCTCTGTCAGCGCTGCCAGACCGTCCAGCCATGAGGAGCACATCCACAGGTGCCTTGCTCACGGCGGCATCCTGGGCTCTGGACACCGAAGCCCTGGCTTCCATCCCCTGaggcccccaccctccctgcgGCCCTGTCCTCACCTCGGAGCAGGCACTTGGGGCCTGCGTGTCCTTCAGCTCAGACCCGGCTCCCCGCCTTGCACTGCCGGCACTAGGTGGTGGCGAGGCCAGGAGGTCATCCAGCCAGCGGGAGCTGCTTTCAGGGCCTGTAGGCTCGGGGGACGCATTACAGGGATCTTGAGTTTCTGTCCTGGGTTGGGTGGCCTCAGCCTGGGCCAAGGTCATGGCCTCCTCCTCAGCAGGCAACGCCTGCTGGGGGTCAGGGGTGCCAGCAAAGAGGACGCAGGGCTGGTCGGGGGGTGCTGGCTGCTGCTGCCCCAGGACCGGCTCCAGGATGGGCAGAGCAGCCTCCCTGGTGGCCAGAGGGAGCAGGGACTCCTGTCCAGCCACGGGCTCCCGCTCCTCATATCTCTCCTCTGCCTGCAGCAAGGCCACTCCAGGTGGGTCCCCTGGTGTTGGTAAGGGCTTGAGAGGAACAACTGGGGACTGAGGTTGACTCTCGCCATCACCCTTCTGGGCTGGGGAGATGCCTGGATCATCCACCTGCACCCAGGAACCAGGAATTCCTGGCCCCTCTGGAGCTGACTGGGTCTCTCGCCCCTGCTGGgacactcctttctctctgctggaTGCAGTCCAGTCACCAGCCTCAGCAGCCTCGGCGGCCTCGGTGGCTTCggtgatgggggagggaggtggggagtctAGCCGCCACACCCCAAGACCTGAAGGCCGAGTGGGGAAGGTCCATTCAAAGGACTGTGACAAGCTCCAGTTGGACTCTGTCCCACTCCCAAAGGGACGATCCAAGGCAGACTGGCTCCCCTGGGTTTGGGGCAGGGCAGCCAGCGAGCCCCCCAGCTTCTCCTGGTCTTGGCCAGGCGGCTGGAGCACACCCTCAGAAAATCGGCGCTGAGCCAGGCTGATGGGACGGAGATCTATGTCACCCTTGGCTGCCACATCCCCAGATGGAAACGTCCGAGGAAGATCCGGCAACTCACCCCCCTCAGTCAGGGGCTGGGCAGAGATAGCTGGGGGCTGCCCCAGGCTGTGGTGCCCTGAGACCTTCTCAAGGGCCGGGCTGCCAGCTGCAGGGGCCTCTGGGGCTTCCTCAGCAGGGAGCCCTAAGCTCAGGGCGCAGTCGGAGCTCTGACCCTCATTGGGAAGGGCTACAGTTGGGGCTGCTGGGGTcacaggggggcagggagagggcccAGAAACTTCAGGACTCTGGGCTTCTGGAAGCTGAGAGTGGTGGGGAGAGCTCTCATCAAGTGAGTGATGTCTGGGAGACCCCTCAGCAGGTGAGTGAAGTCGGGGAGACTCTGGGGCTAGGCCTGAGACTTCAGTGGGGAGGCTTGGGCTGGCGGAGCCTCCATTCTCTGAGGCGGAGCCTGGACTCGAGGGGCCCCAGGGCTTGGAGACCTGCAAGAGAAAGGTCAAAAGCCATTACTCCCCTCCCACAGAGACCCCAGGTCAGCTGCTTCCTCACACTCTCAACTCCACAGAccagaggaagaaacaggaatTCAGAAGGTGGCCTCTCAGGGCAGCTAAGGGAAGCCCTGAGAATTATTTTGGGGCATCTTATGCTTCTTAGGGTctgcacaccccaccccccaagccctCTCCCCAGAAAATGCACACAGCCTCACTCACAGCATCTCCAGTGGTTCAGATcttccctccccccgccaacTCCCAGAGCTCACCTAAGGATGTAAGAATCTGTGGTGCATCGGTTAAGAACCCCGGCTTgacaaacagagaaggaaaatggggaaTCTGCCATCTGGGCAGGGGGGGTGTTGCCTCGGAACAGGTCTGTAAGCCCAGGGTGGAGCCAGACCACCCACAGGAGCAGCCACAGGGGGCGCTGTGGCGCTCCCCACCCCGTTCTGTGTATCCACACATCCCAGCGCTACCCAAGGAAGCAGGCAGGTCCTGCCTCGGGATCCAGGCAAAAGGCACCAAGGGACATGAAAGCACATGGCTTGGAGTCATCGGCACTGTCTCCTATGAGCCGTATGCCCTCCCATATGGTGGTGAGATGGTATCTCTGAGCCTCCGCTTTCCCATCTGTACACTGGGGCTAACGGCAACAACATCCATCTCAAAGTTaggtgaggattaaataagatctGTGCACAGGGCCTCTCAGGATAGGACTTACGGAAAAAATAGACACTATGGGATAGGGgtctgggagaggaggaaggggcagagcgcCTGGCATCCTGGCATTCCACTGCAACCCTTGGCCTGTCCCCAGACACTGAAGGAAGCCTTGCTCCCCAGGGGTCACGCttcccctgccaccccctccaACGGGGCGGTTTCTCCCGCATCATCGCCCACTGGGTCTGGGAGAGAGAAGGTCCCACTTGCTTCTCAAGTCCCTTTCCTTTgcccccatcctccctcctctccatacAACTCCAGTGTTCAACCGCATGCCCTAAACTacaccacccaccacccctcctgtCTGAGCCCCTACAGAGCCCTCCAGCATCCTGGTTCTCCGTTCCTTGACCCCTTCTTGCATGGTCACTTTGTGAGCCACCTCTCCCAGGTCATACTCTACTCCTTGTCCTCACTGGTAACTGCAGCCCCTCTATAATCTCCACTCCAAGTGTCcgctccccactcccacctcctaTGGGTCCCACTACCTCTTTCCACCTCGCTGATCCTTCAAACGCCTCTGCCAGGAAGCACAGCCTACTAACCCTCCTCCTTCTCATGGTCCCTGttcccctcctgccctcactTCTCAGTGGTGTTTAAGTCACTTCTTTCCACAattccccccaccaacctccgtGCAACGTTTCCACCCAGCTCTCCACCTCCCCGCAGCTGTACCTGGGGCTGGACGTGGCTGCAGGACAGGAAACAAGCCAGATGCCCGATCTCCCTACCGCCTGATCAGCTCTCAAACCTCCAGGACCTCAAACGGGCCCCGAGCCCCCGGCCGTTCCCTAACACTTCCCCTCACATGCCCACATTCCCAGGAGATGCTTCTGCGTCTGGTGTTCTCAAACCCCAACATCACCTGCCACCCCCATCAGCCACTAGCCCTCACACCCTACTGCCTGCGTGTGAGCCCAAGCACCATGCTCCCCTCCTATGCTTGTGAGCGGTCCTGgctcagagctctctctctctcccctgcatcattgatttttccttctctactgGCTCATTTCCACCAGCACACAAACTGCTCTTATGtcttctgtcttaaaaaaaaaaaaaaaccactcttgACCTCACCTCTCTCTAAAGCTTACCACCAGGTTTCTTGAATGCGTTGCCTACATTCACTCTCTATCCATGGAGTTCCTCTTGTCTCGTTCTCTCCTGAACCCCCTCCAGACAGGCTTCTCCCTTCACCTGGCCAGCTAATGCTACCATCAAGGTCACCAATGACCTCCCTGTAGCTGAATCCCATTTCCAGGGCTCACCTGCCTTGACCCGGCAGCAGCATCTGATGGGGGGTCATGCCCTCCTCAAGCCCCAAAGGTGGCTGCTAGCTCTGTGTGGCCTCTAGCACCCCAACCTCCCCAATCTCCTTCTGGTCTCCCCTGCTACACATGGGGCCTGAGCCCCCTGCCCTCCTGTGCCTCCCCAGCTCCTCTGGTGACCTTAACCCCCCTGGTGACCTGCCCGTCTTAACTGCCACGTTGTATGCTGACAACTGTCCAGCTGCCCCCTCAATATTTCCACTGGGGTATTGAAGAGGCATCTCAAACTCAGCAAATCTAGAAACAAACTCCTCATATCCCCCCGATCCTGCTTCACCCTTCCAGGTGCCCACCTGAATGAATGGTAACCTTGCCACCCTTCCACTGCACAGGCCAAAGGCCCTGCCGTCATCTGTGACTCTGCACTGGCTCGCTCTCCTATCAAGCCACCTGCAAACCCTGCCCGCCTCACCTTTAAACCCTATCCAGAGTTGACCTCCAGGGTCCAGCCACCAGGCTTATGCCCCCACTGGTCCCCGCCGCCGCTCTTGGCTCCTTGCAACCAAGATGACGCTTCACGACCAGGCCAACACCAGGTCGCTGGTCTCCTGCAAACCCCTCAGTGGCTTCTTCCCCTCACTCAAGGCCAAGTGTTTCCAGTGGCCTGTGAGGCTCCACACCATCCAACCCAGCACCCGACCCACCAGCTGTCAGACCTCGCTGGCAGGCAACTCCTCCTCTCTCACTGCAATCCAGGCATCCTGGCTTCCTTGCCAGGAAGGTACTAAGTCTCCTGTACTTAGTTCTTTCTGCCCAAAACGCTGTTCCCCAAATGCCCATGCAGCTCACTCCCTCACCTTCACAGCAAGGCCTCTCTCATTGCCTTGGGCCCAGAGCTCCCTGCCTCGACGGGACTCCCGCACTTGTGACACACTGCAGTCTGCGGGCTCAAGGGATGCCTGTGCTTGTGTCTGCCTCCCTGCACTGGGTGAGCTCCCTGGGAGCAGGAGGTGGTGCGCTTTGTTCTCTGCTGTGTCCCCGGCACTCGACTCACGGTAAGTGCTCAGTGAGTATCTGTCGGATGGACAAGGGAATGTGGTCGGGTCTCCATCGATGGGGAGACAGGACAGCCCTTGGCCAGAAGGGCTCTATGAGCTAGAAGGGGTTTCAGTTACTTGGGACAGCAGGCTGACCATCCTCTGAGCACGCTGTGGGGAGCAGTGGGGAAGAAATAGGGAACACTTGCTTCTGCCCCCTTGTCCTCCAGGCTGCCTCCAGCCACTCACCTCTCCTCAGAGGTCTTGCTCTACTCTTCCTGGCACTCGTTGGGAGACATTGCTGGCCCCTCCTGGGACCATCCCCTAGAGAGGGTCCCACTGTCCTCATCTGAACCCCGAGAAGACAGCCCAACCAGGGAGAACACTGGAATCAGGCACTTCAGATCCTGCGTCAGCCCCTGGGTGCCAAACCTGGGTGAGCCGTGGCGTCCTCACACCTCACACGGGACCAGGAGGGCCCAGCAGCCAGAGTTCTCATAAGGACTAAGTTAGTCACCGTTCCTGGGACGTGCCCAACACGCTGCAGATACCTGATCAGGGCTGgttgttataaatattataattactgCTTGTAACAAGTAGTTTCACAGCTTGAACCACACTTAACCACCTCGAGGACTGAAAACAGTGGCCTGGGAGTCAAGAAATCAGAGTCTTGGGGCCAGACCTGGGTGGGGCAAGCCACCTCCTCcacaggcctcagtttccccatctacacCACAAGGAGGTCACACAAATGATCTCAGAGATGACCCCTCCAGCTCTAAAATACTACGATTCTGATTCATAACAGGAGGCTAACTCACATCGGCAGGTGGGTCCAAGCTGGCTGGCTGAGCCAGGTCCCCGTTGAAGGCCAGGTCCAAAGGGGCATTCCTGTGAGGGAAcaagaaatggaggcagagaatAGAGCAGTCTGCCACTGATGACCAGAGGGAGACTGGATGGAGAGTCTGCCGAAGTGACTTCAATAGCCCCCAAAGTCAAACCCCCCAGGCACCTACTACTGAGCCCCACCTGGAATCACTGAGGACAGAGAAACAGTGTCGTTTCCAGAGAGAAAGTGCCCCGGGAGACAGTGCCCATTCCCTACCTGCACATCAAGGGTTAAATGCCCCCCCACCCACTCCTCTAGGAGAAGCACCCTGCATGCCCAGGCCCCTCAGTGGTTCCCAAAAAGCTAACTCCTCCTTCCCCTAGCCCATAAGGGGTTAACGTTCTCCTCCAGCCAGGAAGAGTGCAGCTGGTCCCGGCTGCCCTGCCAATACTTCTTGAAGGATtgcagggggaggaagagggggaagagtgATTTTCCAAAGTTGAAGTTGCTCCTCTTGAGTTCTGCTTAGagcaaggaaggggaggaagtcTGAGAGCAGACAGGCCTGGGCAGCGTGTGACCTCCTGGACGCCTGGGACGAAGAAGGATGAACTagggcccctgccctccaggcaAGTTCAGGTGAGAatggggccaggctggggggcaGGGTAGGGCAGGGCCTTCAGCTTGGGACTCAGCCCAGACCACAGGAGCCCTGCCCTTCACAGCAgtaggaaggggaggggagcctgTGCCCACCACTCCCAGGGGCACCTCCTGGCCAGCCCTCCTTTACACTGGCACCAACCCCAGACAACTGTAGCATGTCCCACAGTCTCCAACCTGGCCGTGACCTCTGTGCACGGATGCTGGCCGGCCTGGCATCGAGGTGTGCTCGTGTCATAGCTGTTCTATCAGACTCCTCCTTGTGGGCAGACTGCACCCTGCTGATCCTATCCtcgccgccccccctccccccccctccccccgcaacaCACACCAGCACCTGCACGCTGTCCCAACCTCAGTAGGAGCTAGCACTAAAGAGAACAAGCTTTGGAATCAAAcagacctgaattcaaatcctagctctgtccCTTATTTGCTGAGGAACCACGGGAAGTCGTTTAgaacctcagtttctgcatctctAAAACAGGTCTAATATTCTCTCCATCAAATAGCATGGCGGTCAATCACATGAGGCAAACTCAACTCTCCGgataaaaagaactaaaaataaacttcCATACAGTACATTTGAATTCCACCGTTAACATACATCAGCTCTGTAAAAGAACACAGCAGCACTGACACCATCTACCAGGGGAGTGTTTTGTGACTTAGACCAGGGTCCGCCTGTACTCATAGCACACTGACCCCAAACTAACCTAACCGTGAAGGTCACAGTCCCAGATAAAGCCACCCCCTTGTCCTCCAGGATGCCTCCCTCCGCTCACCTCTCCTCAGGGGTCTTGCTCTGCTCTTCCTGGCACTCGCTGGGAGACTTTGCTGGCACCTCCTGGGAGCATCCCCTGGAGAGGGTCCCGCTGTCCTCATCCCTGGGACCGGTGGCCACACCATACGTCCGGGGGCCATATCTTGAGCTGCCATCATGGTTAAAGGTGAGGCGGGAGCCCCAGAGGCGATCAGGGCTGGCAGGGACCTCCTTCCGAGGCTGCTCCATCTTGGCCAGGATCTCTTCCACTGTGGTGGCTGCAAAGCGCTCTGAGGCCGGACGGAAGGGGGCAGGGGCCTTCCGCACGCCTCCTGGGGCAGCACATCGAGCTGGGGGTGTCAAAGGTGGCATCTCTTCTTTCCCGGCCTCCTCTTTCCCAGTCTCTCGAGTGGCTTCTCCTCCAGTAGACGTCTCAGGCGTAGGCCTTGGTGCAAAGGGAAGGGGACGCTTGCTGCCACCATAGGGCTGGGGTCCTGCGAGCATGTTCATCTTCCGGGCAGAAGGCAGCTCAGCCAGGGGGCCCCGGGGGGGCCGAGGCCCAACAGGCACCAGCAGGCTGGGCTTGGCAGGCAGGGCTGGTTTGGCAGGCAGGGCCCGAGGTTTAGGCTTGACGGGGGGTTTGGCCCGAGGGTCACCTACCGAAAGGAAAGGATTGGTTGGGGGTCTGTCAGAAGATCCAGGAAGCAGAACTTCATCTCCCACCCTGTACAAACTCGGAAAGTTCACATCCTTCTAGGTACAGGgcaaatgtcacctcttccatgaagccttccttgatcATCCATACACATCTCAGAAGCATCTTCTCCCATCtccaaatttcaaaaacattactCAATCTCCCTTACAAGCTAAAGCTACTTAAGGGCCCAGCTGGCATGTAATTTCTCCTTATAGCCCCCTTTGCACCCTAGCAAATGTTCTTATCAAACGAACACactaatgaatgaacaaaagagcCAATAAATGGATGCCTGCCTGCCCACATCAAGCAGTCAGGCCACCATGTCCCCAGTCCTGTCCCTTCCTCTTACATGACACTGTACTGCTCCACCACCCATAGTAAACCTAGCTCAGCTTCTCCACTCTGGCTCCCTACTCCACCCCCCTCCCAGAGTACACGCCCAGGCCACCTTCCCACTGTCATCCGGTGTGTGATCAGGAATGAAACTTACTATTGACCTAAGCCAAACAGAAGTAAACCTgctacaggaaaaaaacaagaccagAAACCTACCTTCTACATAAGGCATTCCACTGCCAAATAAAAGACTTGGAATTACTCATGGCCATGGCCCTGCTAATAGAATCCTGTATCACCCACTCATTGGACCCAGCCCAAGAAAGGAGTCTAGACACAGAGCCAGGAGGTCTGGGTTCAAACCCCCCTAGGTGCACACCATTTCtcctctagg includes these proteins:
- the TNKS1BP1 gene encoding 182 kDa tankyrase-1-binding protein; translated protein: MKVSALREGAAMASPPPREMQEEPVSAGSEPGDPRAKPPVKPKPRALPAKPALPAKPSLLVPVGPRPPRGPLAELPSARKMNMLAGPQPYGGSKRPLPFAPRPTPETSTGGEATRETGKEEAGKEEMPPLTPPARCAAPGGVRKAPAPFRPASERFAATTVEEILAKMEQPRKEVPASPDRLWGSRLTFNHDGSSRYGPRTYGVATGPRDEDSGTLSRGCSQEVPAKSPSECQEEQSKTPEERNAPLDLAFNGDLAQPASLDPPADVSKPWGPSSPGSASENGGSASPSLPTEVSGLAPESPRLHSPAEGSPRHHSLDESSPHHSQLPEAQSPEVSGPSPCPPVTPAAPTVALPNEGQSSDCALSLGLPAEEAPEAPAAGSPALEKVSGHHSLGQPPAISAQPLTEGGELPDLPRTFPSGDVAAKGDIDLRPISLAQRRFSEGVLQPPGQDQEKLGGSLAALPQTQGSQSALDRPFGSGTESNWSLSQSFEWTFPTRPSGLGVWRLDSPPPSPITEATEAAEAAEAGDWTASSREKGVSQQGRETQSAPEGPGIPGSWVQVDDPGISPAQKGDGESQPQSPVVPLKPLPTPGDPPGVALLQAEERYEEREPVAGQESLLPLATREAALPILEPVLGQQQPAPPDQPCVLFAGTPDPQQALPAEEEAMTLAQAEATQPRTETQDPCNASPEPTGPESSSRWLDDLLASPPPSAGSARRGAGSELKDTQAPSACSEGLLGWAQKDLQSEFGITADPSPSSFSPSRWSQDTSQDYGLGGASPRGDAGLGEGDWTSKRGQGAGEASSRDWASRCGIGQEEIEASSQDGSGVSAPGGPGAQDWVIGKPPQLGTQQSQEADVQDWEFRKRDSQGTYSSRDAELQDQEFGKRDSLGTYCSRDVSLQDWEFGKRDSLGAYASRDIDEQNQKLGKKDHLADGQDEEFGKRDSAEQPDQDFGKSAWMRDYSGRGSSTAPGPQDRGFGMRALSAGFSPEEAQQQDEEFEKKVPSGRDGPGQTSRDASPPEERESGGLFSPGTPQSQDGPLGQRDQGSWHGGGAGQDAGGLQGAQQAGGQSPSDAGRNDREVGLRGWAGDFSLGVVPQPEATFSPGQRDWRGDFCVEAAERGHQFGIIGDDRAGGVGLSPSGQMAGGPFVPPEKTPTGPVDWTDQLGLRNLEVSSCVVSGGSSEAREEVVGHMGWSDELGLRDVDLASRLEAGGSEEPRGIGVGEKDWTSDVSLRSRDLAGVGDVGGPSQARESGVGQTDWSGVEAGEFLKSRERGVGQADWTPDLGLRSMAPGAGCSPRELGAGQVDWGSSLGLKNLEVPCDLESGGSRDSRGCGVGRMDWTQDLGLRNAELSGAPSEAREHGVGEVSQCLELGLRDNGVSSPGLEARELGPGGTSGPETQGEDHSPLSLESCPEEPGMEMGETPGFGTSPGRCPARSPPSGSQGLLEGMLTASSSRAAARRESAASGPRGLLEEEGATAGADQGEPLEPGGDPLPSWRPQPDGEASQTEEVDGTWSPSGLGQGEQGPTRPPRRPPPGPPPRSPSQDFSFIEDTEVLDSAMYRSRANLGRKRGHRAPAIRPGGTLGLSEAADSEARLFQDSTEPRASRVPSSDEEVAEEPQNRRTRMSLGTKGLKVNLFPGLSPSALKAKLRPRNRSAEEGEPAESKPSQKESAVQRSKSCKVPGLGKPLALPPKPEKSSGSEGSSPNWLQALKLKKKKV